The following proteins are co-located in the Streptomyces sp. DT2A-34 genome:
- the sucC gene encoding ADP-forming succinate--CoA ligase subunit beta, which produces MDLFEYQARDLFAKHDVPVLAGEVIDTPEAARAATERLGGKSVVKAQVKVGGRGKAGGVKLAANADEAVARATDILGMDIKGHTVHKVMIAETAPEILEEYYVSFLLDRANRTFLSIASVEGGMEIEEVAATRPEAVAKIAIDAIDGVDEAKAREIVEAAKFPAEVADKVANVLIKLWDTFIKSDALLVEVNPLAKVASGDVIALDGKVSLDENAEFRHPEYEELHDKDAANPLEAAAKAKGLNYVKLEGEVGIIGNGAGLVMSTLDVVAYAGEKHGNVKPANFLDIGGGASAQVMANGLEIILGDPDVKSVFVNVFGGITACDEVANGIVQALKLLEDRGENVSKPLVVRLDGNNAELGRQILTDANHPLVQRVDTMDGAADKAAELAHAAK; this is translated from the coding sequence TCGGTGGCAAGTCCGTCGTCAAGGCACAGGTGAAGGTCGGCGGCCGTGGCAAGGCCGGTGGCGTCAAGCTCGCCGCGAACGCGGACGAGGCCGTCGCCCGCGCGACGGACATCCTCGGCATGGACATCAAGGGCCACACGGTCCACAAGGTGATGATCGCCGAGACGGCCCCGGAGATCCTGGAGGAGTACTACGTCTCCTTCCTCCTCGACCGTGCCAACCGCACCTTCCTCTCCATCGCCTCCGTCGAGGGCGGCATGGAGATCGAGGAGGTGGCGGCCACCCGTCCGGAGGCCGTCGCCAAGATCGCGATCGACGCCATCGACGGCGTGGACGAGGCCAAGGCCCGCGAGATCGTCGAGGCCGCCAAGTTCCCGGCCGAGGTCGCGGACAAGGTCGCCAACGTCCTGATCAAGCTGTGGGACACCTTCATCAAGTCGGACGCCCTCCTCGTCGAGGTCAACCCGCTCGCGAAGGTCGCCTCCGGTGACGTCATCGCCCTCGACGGCAAGGTGTCGCTCGACGAGAACGCCGAGTTCCGCCACCCCGAGTACGAGGAGCTCCACGACAAGGACGCGGCCAACCCGCTCGAGGCCGCGGCCAAGGCGAAGGGCCTCAACTACGTCAAGCTCGAGGGCGAGGTCGGCATCATCGGCAACGGCGCCGGCCTGGTCATGTCGACCCTGGACGTCGTCGCGTACGCCGGTGAGAAGCACGGCAACGTCAAGCCGGCCAACTTCCTGGACATCGGCGGTGGCGCCTCCGCCCAGGTCATGGCCAACGGTCTGGAGATCATCCTCGGCGACCCGGACGTCAAGTCCGTCTTCGTCAACGTCTTCGGTGGCATCACCGCCTGTGACGAGGTCGCCAACGGCATCGTCCAGGCACTGAAGCTCCTCGAGGACCGCGGCGAGAACGTCAGCAAGCCCCTCGTCGTCCGTCTCGACGGCAACAACGCCGAGCTCGGTCGGCAGATCCTCACCGACGCCAACCACCCGCTGGTCCAGCGCGTCGACACCATGGACGGCGCGGCCGACAAGGCCGCCGAGCTGGCCCACGCCGCCAAGTAA